A single genomic interval of Barnesiella intestinihominis YIT 11860 harbors:
- the mnmG gene encoding tRNA uridine-5-carboxymethylaminomethyl(34) synthesis enzyme MnmG, protein MDFNYDVIVVGAGHAGCEAACASANLGSKTLLITMDMNKIAQMSCNPAVGGIAKGQIVREIDALGGFMGIVTDETAIQFRMLNRSKGPAMWSPRSQSDRTKFIATWRSILENTENLYMWQDSVNQILVKEGRVTGVVTDMNVTFTAKCVVLTTGTFMNGLMHIGRTRLQGGRISEPASHGITEQLVELGFTAGRMKTGTPVRIDGRSIHFEEATEQRGEDDFHKFSFLDFQPRPLKQRSCWTIYTNEQVHDILRAGLPDSPLYNGQIQSIGPRYCPSIETKIVTFPDKTEHQLFLEPEGETTQEYYLNGFSSSLPLDIQVKALQEIPALRDVRIYRPGYAIEYDYFDPTQLNHNLETKQISNLFFAGQINGTTGYEEAGGQGLIAGINAHINCHGGAPFTLGRDEAYIGVLIDDLVTKGVDEPYRMFTSRAEYRILLRQDDADMRLTERAYRLGLAKRERYDLLTAKRDSVDRLIRFAQNYSIKPAYINEGLEALGTAPLKQGVRLIDLILRPQLDMAKLSTLVPALKQEISVIKNRREEIVEAAEIKMKYQGYIDREKMIADKISRLEHIRIRGKFDYSQIHALSTEARQKLERIDPETIAQASRIPGISPSDINILLLLVGR, encoded by the coding sequence ATGGATTTTAATTACGATGTGATAGTGGTGGGTGCAGGGCATGCCGGGTGTGAAGCGGCGTGTGCTTCGGCCAATCTTGGTTCGAAAACCCTGCTTATTACTATGGATATGAATAAGATAGCTCAGATGAGCTGTAATCCTGCGGTCGGTGGTATCGCCAAAGGGCAGATTGTTCGTGAGATTGATGCGTTGGGCGGATTCATGGGGATTGTGACCGATGAGACGGCGATACAATTCAGAATGCTGAACCGCTCGAAAGGTCCGGCCATGTGGAGTCCTCGTTCGCAGAGCGACCGAACCAAGTTTATTGCTACATGGCGTTCTATTTTGGAAAATACAGAGAATCTATATATGTGGCAAGACTCTGTTAATCAGATTCTTGTGAAAGAAGGTCGCGTGACGGGCGTGGTGACGGATATGAACGTGACGTTTACGGCGAAATGCGTGGTGTTGACGACCGGTACTTTTATGAACGGTTTGATGCATATCGGTCGTACCCGACTGCAAGGGGGGCGTATCTCGGAGCCGGCATCACACGGTATTACCGAACAGCTCGTGGAGCTGGGTTTTACCGCCGGACGCATGAAAACGGGAACACCGGTTCGAATCGATGGCCGGAGTATTCATTTCGAGGAGGCGACCGAGCAGAGGGGAGAGGACGATTTTCACAAGTTTTCTTTCCTCGATTTCCAGCCTCGTCCGTTGAAACAACGTAGCTGTTGGACTATTTATACGAATGAACAAGTACACGATATATTGCGTGCAGGTCTGCCCGATTCGCCTTTGTATAACGGTCAGATACAAAGTATCGGACCTCGCTATTGTCCCAGTATAGAGACAAAAATAGTGACATTTCCCGATAAAACGGAACACCAGTTGTTTCTCGAACCAGAAGGGGAGACTACGCAGGAATATTATTTGAACGGTTTTTCTTCGTCGTTGCCTTTGGATATTCAGGTAAAGGCTTTGCAAGAAATTCCGGCATTGCGAGATGTGCGTATATATCGTCCCGGTTATGCGATCGAATATGATTATTTCGACCCTACACAATTAAATCATAATTTGGAAACTAAACAGATTTCCAATCTTTTCTTTGCGGGACAAATCAATGGCACGACGGGGTATGAAGAGGCCGGAGGACAGGGGCTTATCGCCGGAATAAACGCTCATATCAATTGTCACGGAGGTGCTCCGTTTACATTGGGGCGGGACGAAGCCTATATAGGGGTTTTGATCGACGATTTGGTGACAAAAGGTGTCGATGAACCTTATCGTATGTTCACTTCGAGAGCCGAATATCGTATTTTGTTGCGTCAGGACGATGCCGATATGCGCCTTACCGAGCGAGCTTATCGGTTAGGGTTGGCGAAACGGGAGCGATATGATTTGTTGACAGCGAAACGGGATAGCGTGGACCGGTTGATTCGGTTTGCGCAAAACTATTCTATAAAACCGGCCTATATAAACGAAGGTTTGGAAGCTCTGGGAACAGCTCCCTTGAAACAGGGGGTGCGATTGATCGATTTGATATTACGTCCCCAGTTGGATATGGCCAAACTTTCGACATTGGTTCCTGCGTTGAAACAAGAAATTTCTGTTATAAAGAATCGCAGAGAAGAAATTGTAGAGGCTGCCGAGATTAAGATGAAGTATCAAGGTTATATCGATAGGGAGAAAATGATTGCCGATAAAATTTCTCGTTTGGAACATATTCGCATACGAGGGAAATTCGATTATAGCCAGATACATGCATTATCGACCGAAGCTCGTCAGAAATTGGAAAGAATAGATCCCGAGACCATAGCGCAGGCTTCGCGCATACCGGGTATTTCGCCGAGCGATATAAACATATTGCTGCTGTTGGTGGGACGTTAA
- a CDS encoding adenine phosphoribosyltransferase, translating into MGVEIIKSKIRDVVDFPQKGIVFRDLTTVFKDADCLRELSDMLTAIYAEKGITKVVGIESRGFIMGPILATRIGAGFVPMRKPGKLPAETWQESYTKEYGVDVIEIHKDALCENDVVLLHDDLLATGGTMLAAYNLVKRFNPKKVYVNFLVELEFLKGRDLFPNDVEIESLIKY; encoded by the coding sequence ATGGGTGTAGAGATTATTAAAAGTAAGATTCGCGATGTTGTTGACTTTCCTCAAAAGGGAATTGTTTTTAGAGATTTGACAACAGTTTTCAAAGATGCGGATTGTTTGAGGGAATTGTCGGATATGCTTACTGCCATATATGCCGAAAAGGGTATTACGAAAGTAGTGGGTATAGAGTCTCGCGGTTTTATTATGGGACCTATATTAGCGACGCGTATCGGAGCCGGATTCGTGCCTATGCGCAAACCGGGAAAACTTCCTGCTGAAACTTGGCAGGAAAGTTATACCAAAGAGTATGGCGTAGATGTCATAGAGATTCACAAGGATGCCCTTTGTGAAAACGATGTTGTTTTATTGCACGATGATTTGTTGGCGACAGGTGGGACTATGTTGGCCGCTTATAATTTGGTAAAACGATTCAACCCGAAGAAAGTCTATGTCAATTTTCTCGTTGAATTGGAGTTTTTGAAAGGAAGAGATTTATTTCCGAACGATGTAGAAATCGAGTCTCTGATAAAATATTGA